Proteins encoded together in one Thermodesulfobacteriota bacterium window:
- a CDS encoding RES family NAD+ phosphorylase gives MSEVWRITKREHCENNPLSGEGARRYPGRWHPRGTPVLYTSRTLSLAALEVFVHLPARKHLPSDLVAIQIDVSGVSVRRVGVEELPPDWDRALPIAATQELALGWLEAGDACGLDVPSAIIPFERNLILNPRHPDFETVQVLSVQPFRFDPRMLQPSDSAARH, from the coding sequence TTGAGCGAGGTCTGGCGGATCACCAAGCGGGAACACTGCGAGAACAACCCGCTCTCTGGTGAAGGAGCAAGACGCTACCCTGGGCGATGGCACCCTCGGGGGACCCCCGTCCTCTATACTTCGAGGACGCTTTCCCTGGCGGCGCTGGAGGTGTTTGTCCACCTCCCTGCCCGCAAGCACCTGCCGTCGGATCTTGTCGCCATCCAGATCGACGTCTCCGGCGTCTCTGTGCGTCGCGTAGGGGTGGAGGAGCTGCCCCCCGACTGGGACCGTGCGCTGCCTATCGCGGCGACACAAGAGTTGGCCCTGGGGTGGCTGGAGGCTGGAGATGCCTGTGGTCTGGACGTACCTTCCGCCATCATCCCGTTCGAGCGGAATCTGATCCTCAACCCCCGCCACCCGGACTTTGAGACCGTCCAGGTGCTTTCGGTGCAACCCTTCCGGTTCGATCCCAGGATGTTGCAGCCGAGTGACTCGGCGGCGCGACACTAG
- a CDS encoding antitoxin Xre/MbcA/ParS toxin-binding domain-containing protein — translation MGLPATVSDMLGGRPILRSAVDSPDAMIDLLREGLPIPAMDRTAQTLGLSAEETSHALGIPARTLARRRKDKYLKPHESDRLYRLALLAVHALHVFDDEEQAAGWFHDAIPALGGQTPVSLLDTEAGIRLVDEELGRIEHGIFA, via the coding sequence ATGGGACTTCCCGCTACCGTCAGTGACATGCTCGGGGGTCGACCAATCCTGCGCAGTGCCGTGGACTCTCCTGACGCCATGATCGACCTCCTGCGAGAGGGACTGCCGATTCCTGCTATGGATCGCACGGCGCAGACGCTTGGATTGAGCGCCGAGGAGACCAGTCACGCGTTGGGCATACCCGCGCGCACCCTCGCCAGGCGGCGCAAGGACAAGTACCTCAAGCCCCACGAATCCGACCGGCTCTACCGGCTTGCGCTGCTGGCCGTCCATGCCTTGCACGTCTTTGACGACGAAGAGCAGGCGGCGGGGTGGTTCCACGATGCGATCCCCGCGCTGGGGGGACAAACCCCGGTGTCGCTTCTCGACACCGAGGCCGGCATTCGACTCGTGGACGAGGAACTGGGCCGCATTGAGCACGGAATCTTTGCTTGA
- a CDS encoding tetratricopeptide repeat protein, whose protein sequence is MAYGFALLTAVLVASGSWAGSIPRSSILIKDAGNQFLEAKRYADAIDCYFQALELSPNFSEAHYNLGVAFLRGYNATPLALYHFERYLALEPGAEDAESVGALVSTLRERTRTLRARPGEVLGVVAGRLVVAGGAWLRPGDRLQVSKEGEPPCAHLLAAYVYPDRALSQRIRDPGVLEQVREGMLAVNTSEWLTER, encoded by the coding sequence ATGGCCTACGGTTTCGCACTCTTGACCGCCGTGCTGGTCGCGTCGGGCAGTTGGGCCGGGAGTATCCCGCGATCGTCCATCCTGATCAAGGATGCGGGCAACCAGTTCCTCGAAGCCAAGCGGTATGCGGACGCCATCGACTGCTACTTTCAGGCCCTGGAACTCTCTCCGAACTTCTCCGAGGCCCACTACAACCTCGGAGTTGCCTTCCTCCGAGGATACAACGCCACCCCCCTCGCGCTCTACCACTTCGAGAGGTACCTGGCCTTGGAGCCTGGGGCAGAAGATGCCGAGAGCGTGGGAGCCCTGGTGTCCACCCTGAGAGAGCGGACGCGGACCCTGCGGGCGCGGCCTGGGGAGGTGTTGGGGGTTGTGGCGGGGCGGCTCGTGGTGGCGGGGGGGGCGTGGCTTCGGCCGGGAGACCGGCTGCAAGTGTCGAAAGAGGGAGAGCCCCCGTGCGCCCACCTGCTGGCTGCCTACGTCTACCCCGACCGGGCCCTGAGCCAGAGGATACGGGACCCGGGCGTGCTCGAGCAGGTGAGGGAGGGCATGCTCGCGGTCAACACCTCCGAGTGGCTGACCGAGCGCTGA
- a CDS encoding TIGR02757 family protein, translating to MRRSAGPLAKGTARSTGAPCAPLSPPGSLPELLERLYRRHHRLENLAPDPLVFARRFREPREGEVAGLIAASLAYGQVAQIMITLEGVFSILAPSPKRFLEGASPAELLAATAEFSYRFHKGSDLALFLHLLRQLLDRHDDLLRAFRAGDPGGPIGPALSAFADALLGGDPRPLLPSRTIPANHPVRHLVASPAGGGPAKRLCLYLRWMVRRDALDPGFWHGAVDPARLVVPLDTHVARAGRELGLTPRKAADWKTACEITEALRRCDPADPVRFDFSLFRFGMGRGPRGQAASP from the coding sequence ATGCGCCGAAGTGCTGGACCCCTCGCGAAGGGCACGGCCCGTTCCACCGGGGCGCCTTGCGCACCGCTCTCGCCCCCCGGCTCCCTGCCGGAGCTCCTGGAGCGGCTGTACCGGCGGCACCATCGGCTGGAGAACCTCGCCCCGGACCCGTTGGTTTTCGCCCGCCGCTTTCGAGAGCCCCGGGAGGGGGAGGTCGCCGGTTTGATCGCCGCCTCCCTGGCCTACGGCCAGGTGGCACAGATCATGATCACCCTCGAAGGGGTCTTTTCCATCCTGGCGCCCTCGCCGAAAAGATTTCTCGAGGGGGCCTCGCCGGCAGAACTCTTGGCAGCAACGGCCGAATTCTCGTACCGTTTTCACAAGGGATCCGACCTGGCACTGTTCCTCCACCTGTTGCGGCAGCTTCTGGACCGTCACGACGACCTGCTCAGGGCGTTTCGGGCGGGCGACCCGGGGGGTCCCATCGGCCCGGCCCTGTCAGCCTTTGCAGACGCCCTGCTCGGGGGTGACCCGCGCCCCCTGCTGCCGAGCCGCACGATTCCGGCGAACCACCCGGTGCGCCACCTCGTCGCGTCTCCAGCGGGGGGAGGGCCGGCAAAGAGACTGTGCCTGTATCTGCGCTGGATGGTTCGCCGGGACGCACTGGACCCCGGGTTCTGGCACGGCGCGGTGGACCCGGCGCGCCTGGTGGTTCCCCTGGACACCCACGTGGCCCGCGCCGGCCGGGAACTGGGCCTGACCCCGCGAAAGGCTGCCGACTGGAAGACCGCCTGCGAAATCACCGAGGCGCTGCGGCGGTGCGACCCTGCCGATCCCGTGCGCTTCGACTTCAGCCTCTTCCGCTTCGGCATGGGCCGGGGACCCCGGGGGCAGGCCGCCTCGCCCTAG
- a CDS encoding MBL fold metallo-hydrolase, translated as MYVGSGGRGVLVDAGLPGRHLAGRLDHAGIEPRQVAAVVVTHGHRDHLSGAGVWARRYRVPLYLTEACRGSAHRVLGPSGLEGVEVRLFEPGNPFRVDALEFRPVSTSHDAPDSVGFRVTDGACVLGLATDLGFVSQLVRHALRDAHILYLESNHDVDLLARGPYPWHLKQRIRSRHGHLSNGECAELLRGLVHPELRAVVLGHLSEINNEPRLAFGAAHHVLEQTGAAGDVTLLVARQDRPGRLVTL; from the coding sequence GTGTACGTGGGGAGCGGCGGCCGGGGTGTGCTCGTGGACGCCGGGCTCCCGGGCAGGCACCTCGCAGGGCGCCTGGACCACGCCGGGATCGAACCGCGCCAAGTGGCGGCCGTGGTGGTGACCCACGGCCATCGGGACCACCTCTCCGGGGCGGGGGTGTGGGCTCGCCGGTACCGGGTGCCCCTCTACCTGACCGAGGCGTGTCGCGGCAGCGCCCACCGGGTTCTGGGGCCCTCGGGGCTGGAGGGGGTTGAGGTGCGGCTCTTCGAGCCCGGCAACCCGTTTCGGGTGGACGCCCTGGAGTTTCGGCCGGTCTCCACGAGCCACGACGCCCCGGACTCGGTGGGGTTTCGCGTGACCGACGGCGCCTGCGTCCTCGGCCTCGCCACCGATCTCGGCTTCGTCTCCCAGTTGGTGCGCCACGCCTTGAGGGATGCCCACATCCTGTACCTGGAGTCGAACCACGACGTGGACCTCCTGGCCCGAGGCCCTTACCCCTGGCATCTGAAGCAGCGCATCCGGTCCCGGCACGGCCATCTCTCCAACGGGGAGTGTGCGGAACTGCTCCGGGGTCTCGTGCACCCGGAACTGCGCGCGGTCGTGCTCGGCCACCTCTCGGAGATCAACAACGAGCCGCGCCTGGCCTTCGGGGCCGCGCACCACGTGTTGGAACAGACCGGAGCCGCCGGCGACGTGACCCTCCTCGTAGCCCGCCAGGACCGCCCTGGCCGGCTCGTCACCCTCTGA